Proteins co-encoded in one Bradyrhizobium sp. 170 genomic window:
- a CDS encoding OmpA family protein has translation MHGLFRWSGKWWPGVIPLVIFWAIAAWTSTEPLEADLAQRSTAALKDTILDKRRISVAGRDVSLAADAFSEDGRQSAVASVEAVPGVRLVNDETRLVPEAKPFVWSAERDVLRVTLSGSSPLPASKGRLMEAARANLGGVEVVDRMNLSRGAPPRFDNAALLLLDQVGKLKDGKITLSDTKVSLSGMARELGGREAIAAALKNLPEGFSVAANEVKAPPYIFQAYKDPVAVTLTLTGNAPDNNVHAALVAAAGRKFFSEKVVDNLKESIGAPSGFANSVVPALGALSRLSTGTLVISDREVKLSGDALYEAAAGQIRAGLGKDFPQGWQFKPEISVKPAAAPVDATVCQQLFSELLGKARIRFEPGKADIVADSAGLLDRLIETALRCPTANIEISGHTDTDGDEAANQGLSEKRAQAVSDYLVKAGLPANRFSAVGYGSTQPIAANDTDQGKAQNRRIDFVVK, from the coding sequence ATGCACGGACTTTTCAGGTGGAGTGGCAAATGGTGGCCGGGCGTCATTCCTTTGGTCATCTTTTGGGCTATCGCGGCCTGGACGAGCACCGAACCGCTTGAAGCCGACCTGGCGCAGCGTTCGACCGCAGCCCTCAAGGACACCATCCTCGACAAAAGGCGTATCTCGGTCGCAGGCCGCGACGTGAGCCTTGCGGCGGATGCTTTCTCGGAAGACGGCCGGCAGAGTGCGGTGGCGTCGGTGGAAGCGGTGCCGGGCGTGCGGTTGGTTAACGATGAAACCCGGCTCGTTCCCGAAGCCAAGCCGTTTGTCTGGTCTGCCGAACGCGACGTTCTGCGGGTGACGCTGTCGGGCAGTTCGCCCCTGCCGGCGAGCAAGGGCCGGTTGATGGAGGCCGCCCGGGCCAACCTCGGCGGCGTCGAAGTGGTCGACCGGATGAATCTGTCGCGCGGGGCGCCGCCGCGTTTCGACAATGCCGCGCTGTTGCTGCTCGACCAGGTCGGCAAGCTGAAGGACGGCAAGATTACGCTCTCGGACACCAAGGTCAGCCTGTCCGGCATGGCGCGCGAACTCGGCGGCCGGGAAGCCATCGCCGCCGCGCTGAAAAATCTGCCCGAGGGCTTTTCGGTCGCGGCCAACGAGGTCAAGGCGCCGCCTTACATCTTCCAGGCCTACAAGGATCCGGTCGCGGTGACGCTGACGCTGACCGGCAACGCGCCCGACAACAACGTCCACGCCGCGCTGGTGGCGGCGGCGGGACGCAAGTTCTTCAGCGAAAAGGTCGTTGACAACCTCAAGGAGAGCATCGGCGCCCCCTCGGGGTTTGCCAACTCGGTGGTGCCTGCGCTCGGTGCGTTGTCGCGGCTGTCGACCGGCACGCTCGTCATCTCCGACCGGGAGGTGAAGCTGTCCGGCGATGCGCTTTATGAAGCCGCCGCCGGCCAGATCCGCGCCGGCCTCGGCAAGGACTTTCCGCAGGGCTGGCAGTTCAAGCCGGAAATCTCGGTCAAGCCGGCCGCGGCGCCGGTGGATGCGACGGTCTGCCAGCAATTATTCTCCGAGCTGCTCGGCAAGGCCCGGATCCGCTTCGAGCCCGGCAAGGCCGATATTGTCGCGGATTCCGCAGGTCTCCTCGACCGCCTGATCGAAACCGCGTTGCGGTGTCCGACCGCCAATATCGAGATATCAGGACATACCGATACCGACGGCGACGAGGCGGCCAACCAGGGACTGTCCGAGAAGCGTGCCCAGGCGGTTTCCGACTATTTGGTCAAGGCGGGGTTACCGGCCAACCGGTTCAGCGCGGTCGGCTATGGCTCGACGCAGCCGATTGCGGCTAACGATACCGACCAAGGCAAGGCGCAGAACCGCCGCATCGATTTCGTGGTGAAGTGA
- a CDS encoding lysylphosphatidylglycerol synthase domain-containing protein, whose translation MLEAIRRAISFLRQKQVLHKLGVLISITVIAVACYVLYHMLRGIDTDEVIDAIKGTEPRQIALAALFVAAGYFTLTFYDWFAVRAIGQNHIPYRVNALAAFTSYSIGHNVGASVFTGGAVRYRIYSAWGLNAIDVAKICFLAGLTFWLGNAAVLGLGIAYHPEAAASIDQLPVWLNRVAAFGILLGLVGYVAWVWVQPRGVGRGPWTVTLPGGPLTLLQIAIGIVDLGFCALAMYVLVPDEPNLGFVVVAVIFVSATLLGFASHSPGGLGVFDAAMLVGLWQMDREELLAGMLLFRVLYYIGPFVISVILLTLREIIIGARSKRLRQLKPGAAAEPTRHEAAVYVRERGDAGT comes from the coding sequence ATGCTGGAAGCAATACGCAGGGCGATTTCGTTTCTGCGCCAGAAGCAGGTCCTGCACAAGCTCGGGGTCTTGATCAGCATCACGGTCATCGCCGTTGCGTGCTACGTGCTCTATCACATGCTTCGCGGCATCGACACCGATGAGGTGATCGACGCCATCAAGGGCACCGAGCCGCGCCAGATCGCGCTGGCGGCCCTGTTCGTGGCGGCGGGCTATTTCACGCTGACCTTCTATGACTGGTTCGCGGTCCGCGCCATCGGCCAGAACCACATTCCCTACCGCGTCAACGCGCTTGCCGCGTTCACCTCCTATTCGATCGGACACAATGTCGGCGCCAGCGTCTTCACCGGCGGCGCGGTGCGCTACCGGATCTATTCGGCCTGGGGCCTGAACGCGATCGACGTCGCCAAGATCTGTTTCCTCGCCGGGCTGACCTTCTGGCTCGGCAATGCCGCAGTGCTGGGGCTGGGCATCGCCTATCACCCGGAAGCCGCTGCCTCGATCGATCAGCTCCCGGTCTGGCTCAACCGCGTGGCGGCGTTCGGCATCCTTCTCGGACTGGTCGGCTATGTGGCCTGGGTCTGGGTTCAGCCGCGCGGCGTCGGCCGCGGGCCGTGGACGGTCACGCTGCCGGGCGGGCCGCTGACGCTGCTGCAGATCGCCATCGGCATCGTCGATCTCGGCTTCTGTGCGCTGGCGATGTATGTGCTGGTGCCGGACGAACCCAATCTGGGTTTTGTTGTCGTGGCTGTCATCTTCGTCTCGGCCACGCTGTTGGGCTTTGCCAGCCATTCGCCGGGCGGGCTCGGCGTTTTCGATGCCGCCATGCTGGTCGGCCTCTGGCAGATGGACCGGGAGGAATTGCTCGCCGGCATGCTGTTGTTCCGCGTCCTCTATTATATCGGGCCCTTTGTCATATCTGTAATCTTGCTGACGCTTCGGGAGATTATCATCGGCGCGCGATCGAAGCGCCTGCGCCAATTGAAGCCCGGCGCCGCCGCCGAACCGACGAGGCATGAGGCCGCCGTCTATGTGCGCGAGCGTGGCGACGCGGGCACCTGA
- a CDS encoding ATP-binding protein: MAIDDSSTASFFAPWPDRLRHSAIILLAAGLALCALVVLADLSLARAVAVFICIAAAALVPWRLHHVAASRDDVRAVSPVESAAVSAVVAGMPDPAVLLDRAGRVLHLNAAAAQLAPALRKNELAQFALRSPEIITALREAIATTEPRRATYLDQVPVDRWMELIITPVPVPTLFGGTEKCMLMTFHDLTPLRRVEEMRADFVANASHELRTPLAALSGFIDTLQGPAKEDAKARERFLSIMHTQATRMARLIDDLLSLSRVELSAHVRPDACVDIVPIIRQVADGLEPLAGERQVAIEIDLPEAPVTIAGDREELLRLFENLIENALKYGASGGRVVVSLTQATSGEGAPEVRIMVRDFGPGIAPEHLPRLTERFYRVDVGDSRAQGGTGLGLSLVKHILNRHRGRLLIESVPKNGAVFTACFPQTKTPSAQ; the protein is encoded by the coding sequence ATGGCGATCGACGATTCCAGCACTGCCTCCTTCTTTGCACCGTGGCCGGACCGGTTGCGGCATTCGGCCATCATCCTGCTCGCCGCCGGCCTCGCGCTTTGCGCGCTTGTGGTATTGGCCGATCTCTCGCTGGCGCGCGCGGTGGCTGTTTTCATTTGTATTGCGGCCGCAGCGCTGGTGCCGTGGCGGCTGCACCATGTGGCGGCCTCCCGTGACGACGTCCGCGCCGTCAGCCCGGTCGAGTCTGCAGCCGTCAGCGCCGTCGTTGCCGGCATGCCGGATCCGGCCGTGCTGCTCGACCGCGCCGGCCGCGTCCTGCATCTCAACGCGGCGGCAGCCCAGCTCGCGCCCGCGTTGCGCAAGAACGAACTCGCGCAGTTCGCGCTGCGCTCGCCCGAAATCATCACCGCGTTGCGCGAGGCGATCGCGACCACCGAACCGCGCCGGGCGACCTATCTGGACCAGGTGCCGGTCGACCGCTGGATGGAACTGATCATCACGCCGGTGCCGGTGCCGACGCTGTTCGGCGGCACCGAGAAATGCATGCTGATGACCTTCCACGACCTGACGCCGCTGCGGCGGGTCGAGGAAATGCGCGCCGATTTCGTCGCCAATGCCAGCCATGAACTGCGGACGCCGCTGGCGGCGTTGTCCGGCTTCATCGATACGCTGCAGGGGCCTGCCAAGGAGGACGCCAAGGCGCGCGAGCGCTTCCTGTCGATCATGCATACGCAGGCGACGCGAATGGCGCGGCTGATCGATGATCTCCTGTCGCTCTCACGGGTCGAATTGTCGGCCCATGTCCGGCCCGACGCTTGCGTCGATATCGTGCCGATCATTCGCCAGGTCGCCGACGGGCTGGAGCCGCTGGCCGGGGAGCGCCAGGTTGCGATCGAGATCGACCTGCCGGAAGCGCCGGTGACGATCGCGGGCGATCGCGAGGAACTGCTGCGGCTGTTCGAAAACCTGATCGAGAACGCGCTCAAATATGGCGCGTCAGGCGGGCGGGTGGTCGTCTCCCTGACCCAGGCCACCTCGGGCGAGGGTGCGCCGGAAGTCCGTATCATGGTCCGGGATTTCGGCCCCGGCATCGCGCCGGAACACTTGCCGCGGCTGACCGAACGCTTCTACCGGGTCGACGTCGGCGACAGCCGCGCGCAGGGCGGAACCGGGCTCGGTTTATCCTTGGTGAAACATATTCTTAACCGCCATCGCGGCCGGCTTTTGATCGAAAGCGTGCCGAAAAACGGCGCGGTCTTTACCGCCTGTTTTCCCCAGACCAAGACCCCGTCAGCGCAATAA
- the pstS gene encoding phosphate ABC transporter substrate-binding protein PstS has translation MNFLRTIVAAGLVAASTSAFAADITGAGATFPFPIYSKWADAYKKETGNGLNYQSIGSGAGIKQIQAKTVTFGATDAPLKHETLEKDGLVQWPMVMGAIVPVVNLEGIKPGELVLSGEVLGDIYLGKIKKWDDAAIAKLNPKLKLPGDAITVVRRSDGSGTTFNFTDYLSKSSADWKAKVGTGTAVEWPTGVGAKGNEGVAGNVGQTKNAIGYVEYAYAKQNKLTHAAMINKAGKTVQPTIESFQAAASNADWAKAPGYYVILTDQPGEASWPITAATFILMHKAATDKAASQEAIKFFKWSFEKGGKMAEELDYIPMPESVVKLIEKTWSAEIKS, from the coding sequence ATGAATTTCCTCAGGACAATCGTCGCTGCCGGCCTGGTCGCCGCGTCGACGTCGGCCTTCGCTGCCGATATCACCGGCGCGGGCGCCACCTTCCCCTTCCCGATCTATTCGAAATGGGCTGACGCCTACAAGAAGGAGACCGGCAACGGTCTGAACTACCAGTCGATCGGCTCCGGCGCCGGCATCAAGCAGATCCAGGCCAAGACCGTGACCTTCGGCGCCACCGACGCGCCGCTCAAGCATGAGACGCTCGAGAAGGACGGCCTGGTGCAGTGGCCGATGGTGATGGGCGCGATCGTGCCGGTCGTGAACCTCGAAGGCATCAAGCCGGGCGAACTGGTGCTGTCGGGCGAAGTGCTCGGCGACATCTATCTCGGCAAGATCAAGAAGTGGGACGATGCCGCGATCGCAAAGCTCAATCCGAAGCTGAAGCTGCCGGGCGACGCCATCACCGTGGTGCGCCGCTCCGACGGTTCGGGCACCACGTTCAACTTCACCGATTACCTCTCGAAGTCGAGCGCCGACTGGAAAGCCAAGGTCGGCACCGGCACCGCGGTCGAATGGCCGACCGGCGTCGGCGCCAAGGGCAATGAAGGCGTCGCCGGCAATGTCGGCCAGACCAAGAACGCGATCGGCTACGTCGAGTATGCCTACGCCAAGCAGAACAAGCTGACCCATGCGGCGATGATCAACAAGGCCGGCAAGACGGTGCAGCCGACCATTGAATCCTTCCAGGCAGCGGCGTCGAACGCCGACTGGGCCAAGGCGCCCGGCTACTACGTGATCCTCACCGACCAGCCCGGCGAAGCCTCCTGGCCGATCACGGCGGCGACCTTCATCCTGATGCACAAGGCTGCGACCGACAAGGCGGCGTCCCAGGAAGCCATCAAGTTCTTCAAATGGTCGTTCGAGAAGGGCGGCAAGATGGCCGAAGAACTCGACTACATCCCGATGCCGGAATCGGTCGTCAAGTTGATCGAAAAGACCTGGTCGGCCGAGATCAAGAGCTGA